Proteins found in one Mangifera indica cultivar Alphonso chromosome 15, CATAS_Mindica_2.1, whole genome shotgun sequence genomic segment:
- the LOC123197475 gene encoding acid phosphatase 1-like, which produces MGFFFRVFILFGLCSLAFSNEALGSNEFPRPLIVQYPDNIIETRLTELDEEVKLQCTSWRFSVEANNIGPWKTIPRECLEYVKDYLMGRGYKMDLERASNEAKVYANTVQLIGDGKDVWIFDIDDTLLSNLPYYQEHGYGSEIFDPVEFDKWVEKAMAPAIEPSLKLYEEVLKSGFKIFLLTGRYENKRAATIDNLINAGFQNWDKLILRDAEDHGKLAIIYKSEKRNDMVKNGFRILGNSGDQWSDILGSSMSTRSFKLPNPMYYIP; this is translated from the exons ATGGGATTTTTCTTtagagtttttattttgtttggattGTGTTCTCTTGCTTTCTCAAATGAGGCATTGGGCTCTAACGAGTTCCCGAGACCTTTGATTGTTCAATACCCGGATAATATAATCGAGACCCGGTTGACGGAGCTCGATGAAGAGGTGAAATTACAGTGTACGAGTTGGAGATTTTCGGTTGAAGCCAACAATATTGGGCCGTGGAAGACGATTCCTCGTGAATGTTTGGAGTACGTGAAAGATTACTTGATGGGTCGAGGTTATAAAATGGATCTCGAGAGGGCTTCTAACGAGGCTAAAGTTTACGCTAATACTGTTCAATTGATCGGTGACGGCAAAGATGTGTGGATTTTTGACATTGATGATACTTTGTTGTCCAATCTTCCTTATTATCAAGAGCATGGTTATGG CTCCGAGATATTTGATCCAGTAGAGTTTGATAAATGGGTTGAGAAAGCCATGGCACCAGCTATAGAACCCAGTTTGAAACTCTATGAAGAGGTTCTAAAATCGGGCTTTAAGATTTTCTTGTTGACCGGGCGTTATGAAAATAAAAGGGCTGCAACAATTGATAATTTGATCAATGCTGGGTTTCAGAATTGGGACAAACTCATTTTGAG AGACGCTGAGGACCATGGAAAATTGGCAATAATTTACAAGTCAGAGAAGAGGAATGATATGGTTAAAAATGGATTTCGAATTCTTGGAAACTCTGGAGACCAATGGAGTGATATACTAGGTTCTTCAATGTCCACTCGTTCTTTTAAACTTCCGAATCCAATGTATTATATTCCCTGA
- the LOC123198280 gene encoding putative kinase-like protein TMKL1, with protein MRNTRMLKVVLGLTSATIFLIFIVIVFFYLKRARKGEQDDLEVNNNHKNGAEDIEREDLVTFQGGEDLTICDILDAPGEVIGKSNYGTLYKALLQRSGLVRLLRFLRPVCAATDKEFGDLIELLGCIRHSNLVPLLGFYAGPRGEKLLVHPFYKQGNLAEFIRGGNGESHKWTIIYGISFGIARGLDYLHTGLLKPIIHGNLKSRNILLDRNYQPYISDFALHLLLNPTSGQEMLEVSASQGYKAPELIKMKDASEETDIYSFGVILLELLSGKEPINENPTADEDFYLPNFMRNALLDHRILDLYHPDVLISKNDSHENPVTEECVLKFFQLAMSCCSPSPSLRPNTKQVLQKLEEIGR; from the exons ATGAGAAACACCCGCATGTTGAAAGTAGTCCTTGGGCTGACTTCAGCcactatttttctcattttcattgtCATAGTTTTCTTTTACCTCAAAAGAGCTAGAAAAGGAGAGCAAGATGACTTGGAAGTAAACAATAACCACAAAAATGGAGCGGAAGACATTGAAAGGGAGGATCTTGTAACTTTCCAGGGAGGTGAAGATCTTACAATCTGTGACATTCTCGATGCGCCTGGAGAAGTAATAGGTAAATCAAATTATGGAACTTTATACAAGGCCTTGCTGCAGAGGAGTGGCTTGGTGAGGTTGCTCAGATTTTTAAGACCTGTGTGTGCTGCAACAGATAAGGAGTTTGGTGATTTGATTGAGTTGCTAGGGTGCATTAGGCACTCCAACTTGGTGCCTCTTTTGGGATTTTATGCAGGGCCGAGAGGTGAGAAGCTTCTTGTTCATCCGTTTTATAAGCAAGGGAACCTGGCTGAGTTTATTAGAG GTGGAAATGGTGAGTCTCACAAATGGACCATCATTTATGGGATCTCCTTTGGTATAGCTAGAGGATTGGATTATCTCCACACAGGATTGCTTAAGCCCATAATTCATGGAAACCTTAAGTCGAGGAATATATTACTGGATCGGAATTACCAGCCATACATCTCTGATTTTGCATTACATCTTCTATTAAATCCTACTTCTGGGCAAGAAATGCTCGAAGTTTCGGCTTCTCAGGGGTATAAAGCTCCTGAACTTATCAAAATGAAGGATGCAAGTGAAGAGACTGATATATACAGTTTTGGGGTAATTTTGCTTGAACTGCTTTCAGGAAAGGAACCAATCAATGAGAATCCAACTGCTGATGAGGACTTTTATCTGCCAAATTTCATGCGAAATGCACTCCTTGATCATAGAATCCTCGATTTGTATCATCCAGATGTGCTCATAAGCAAAAACGATAGTCATGAAAACCCAGTCACCGAAGAATGCGTTCTCAAATTCTTTCAGCTTGCCATGTCTTGTtgttctccttctccttctcttaGACCAAACACTAAACAAGTCTTACAGAAGCTTGAAGAAATTGGAAGATAG
- the LOC123198081 gene encoding transcription elongation factor TFIIS-like, which translates to MEKQLFSLCEAAKKASVAAAMDNISENGPEVSRCIDCLKRLKDFPVTGELLVSTAIDKHLRHLRQHKKGKIRLMAKWLMEIWSKKIKEYSSRTKGKFLYIDSSKKTQQSVQSTKSTICHQYSSIGSTKLEERIRLVKRLGKSNLGNRKIRRH; encoded by the coding sequence atggaaaaacaacTGTTTTCTCTTTGTGAAGCCGCCAAGAAAGCATCTGTCGCTGCTGCCATGGACAATATCTCCGAAAATGGACCAGAGGTTTCCCGTTGTATTGATTGTTTGAAGCGCCTCAAGGACTTCCCTGTTACTGGTGAGCTTCTTGTTTCAACAGCAATTGATAAACATCTCCGACATCTCAGACAGCATAAAAAAGGAAAGATTCGATTAATGGCTAAGTGGTTGATGGAGATATGGAGCAAGAAGATCAAGGAATATTCTTCAAGAACCAAAGGCAAATTTTTATACATTGATTCTTCCAAGAAAACCCAGCAATCTGTTCAATCCACTAAATCAACCATCTGCCATCAATACTCTTCAATTGGTTCTACAAAACTTGAAGAGAGGATCAGATTGGTGAAGAGGCTGGGAAAAAGCAATCTTGGAAATCGGAAGATCAGAAGGCATTAA